From Canis lupus baileyi chromosome 16, mCanLup2.hap1, whole genome shotgun sequence:
GACGGAGGCGAGCAGGTAGAAGATGAAGCCGTAAAGGCCGGTGAGGCCGAGGATGCCGGCCGTGGCCCCCGACAGCGCGGACACCGAGGTGCGGCAGTAATCGAGGACGGCGGCGTTGCCCCGCACAGCTGCCTCGCTGATGAACGGCGGCCCTTCCCGCTTGGCCACCACAGCGGCCATCGCACTCGCCGCGGCTCAGCCTCTACTTTCCCGCGGAGCTGCGGAGGAAACCCGGGGACAAATGGCCTCCGGCGCCTGGCGACTTGCGAGCacgccgcccgccccccccccccgcccccgactccCAAGGCCTCGCACCACTCCTGGATCTCGGGCCTTCCAAGGACGCAGAGGGGGATGAGGGCTCGGTTCGGCCTGCCCCGGCTCGCCCAGTTACCTGCAACACGGCGgcggacacagacacagacacgcGGCGTTCCTTCAGACGGCCAGCGGCACAGACCCGCCCGGCGCCATCTTGCGCTGGAGGGTGCCGGGAGGGCTCTCGCTGCGCACGCGCCGAAcccgcgctcccgcccccgccgcgcacgccgcgggcgcccccgccccctACGCACGCACGGGGACTTCCGGCCGCTGACTGGCTGGGCTTGTCAACGACTCCTGAGGGGCGGGCGGAGCCCGGGCGCCTTTGTTAAGCCGGCAGGGCGCGGCCGCTGGGACTCTGGCTGCGGGCGTCCCTGAGCTGCGCCTGGCCTCCGGTTGCGGGTCGAGATGTCCTACATCCCGGGCCAGCCGGTCACCGCCGTGGTGGTGAGTGCGCTCGCCCCTGTTGTGCAGATCGGCAGACTGACGCCCCACACGGGCCGACGAAGCGCTGAGCCCGGGCGGCTGCCAAGCGGCGGCCGGGCCcgggccctggctctgccccgCGGGACCGCGGTCTTCCCCGGCGGGCGCCAGGGACGGCGGGACCCCAGCGCCTGCCGGGCACCTGGACCCGAGGCCAGCCCCGCGCCCTGCCGCCGCTGCGTTGGGCTCCGTCCAGCCGGCGGAGAAGGTCCTCAGCCGCGGGGTGCGGGGAGAGCGCCCGTTCCCGGCTGAGCTCCCAGCGggcagccgcggggcggggcggggacagCCGGGAGGCGCTGCCCCGGGAACGAGGAAGTGCTTCCTCCGCTGCGGgagacgccgccgccgccgccgccgccgccccgaggGACAGTTGGGGGTGGAGGCGGCCGGGGCGGAGGGGCAGGCCCGACTGTCCGCCGGCCTGGCGCGCTCGGACCCGGCCCCGCTGCTCCGCAGTGAGGGCACACGCCGCTGGCGGGCTCCTGCTGCAGACGTTCCCTGGCTTCTCACCCCTTGGGACAAAGTCCGGGTTCCCCGCCCGGCGCTGGGCCAGCCTCGGCCCCTGGCTCCCCTCCACCGGCTGGTCTTGGGTGCTAACTGCTAGGGCAGCCaacaaagggaaggagagagccgGGGACGTCAGTGCCAAAGCTGGGTGGGGTCTGAAGGCAAACTCGGGAGGcggagatggggaaactgagtcccaggagAAATCTGTTGATGCCCAGCCCTAAAGAAAGTCCCCAGGAAGAACCCAGATCTCCGAGAAGAAAGGCCTGTCTGGCAGGAATTGGGTCAGGTACAAGTCCCAGTCCTAGGGCCGAGGGACGGGCGGCCTTATCTCAGCTGGGTCTGCAGGGGAACTCCTGAGTCAGGCGCCGGCACTGATTAAGCTGGCATGTGAACTTGAGCTTAGAGAACCAGCTCTGGCCGGGGCTAGTAAGAAACATTTCTGGACCTGCAGATTGCTGCCCTACACTTCACCCTAACTGCACCAACCTCGCTTTTCTAGATTCCTAGCTGCCTCAGAGAGAAGCGGCCAGGTTTGCTTCTTAGGTGGAAGAAAAGGGGTGTGTAGGGGAGGCGCAAGAAAGAGGCAGTAAGCCGCCTCATCTCACCCAGTAAGTCAGGGACCCGCCCGTGTCTTCCAGCCCAAGGGCCTGTACTCTCTTCTAATCTCGGGGTGGGGCAAAGGTGTGTGTTGGAGGAGGTGGAGCAGGCCTGCAGGAGTTCACGCTTTTGGACTTGAGGACCTATGTCTAGTGGGCTTCAGGGGTCATACTTCCTGCTTCCCCTCTCTTCTGTCCTGGctggtcctcccccggacctTCTTCAAAACTGTAAGACCACGCTGTCCCAATTCTTGTTAAGACTAGGAACGTGTCTGGCCTCTCCCGCTTGTGTTTTGTATaagtgctgccgaagcaagcacatCCTGCTTGTGTTTTGGATTGAGAATGGGCTAGGGGAGGTTTCCTTCCTAGTCACTGCCTTATCCCACGTAGTTAATATTTTGAGAATGTTAAAACcattttgacttcttctctgaGCTGTGGCTCCATGGGTTCATCTGCCTTCTGTCTGGACACTTGCCTGGGTAGCTCATGGCACTCCAAAATGCTTCCCCTTCAGTGTCCCCAGCTGAGAGATGTTTGTGTTCAGCCAGGCCACTTGGCTGGGTGCTTCCTTTCACTGCTCTCTACCACGAGCAGTCCTCAAGTCTGTTGATCTATTTTCCAAGTAGTCATGTCCCCTGGCCTCCACATCCCACCTCTAGAAGACATCCATTCTCCTCCTCCTGACTGCCCAGGTGGTCATTCTAGTATCAAATCTGACCAGGACCAACCTTATTCCTGAACTCCTGAGAACTCTAGTGGGCCCAGAATCAAAGTCAGGTGTCTAAACTGTCACTCCTTTCAAGGTCTGGTGCAAATGATCCCTCTTCTGTGAAGCTCTTCAGGTCCAGATCAAGgcactcttttctttcttccttttaaaactcAACTTTTGGGGTGGGGTGATCTGGTCTAGCTAGCCCCTACACTCTGGTGATTGGAGGGTGCCTGCTGAGAACTTTGAAAGGGCCCTGGCAGTTTGGGGACTATGGTGGGAGAGCTTTAGAACCCTCCTCTGCCTCCTACACCACACAACAGGGTCTGGGGCTTACAGAGAAACCCCCTCCCTCAGGGCCAGCCTCTAGGGCCTGCACTCCACAGCCTTTCTGATCTGGCCCCAGTCTCACCTCACCTCTCAGTTCCAGTGCTGTACACTCCTCTTGTAGACCTGTATCCTTAGTACCTTCAAGCCTGTGCTTCTGTCCCTTAGCCAGGACAAGCCCTTCCTCTCCTTCATGTGCAAGTTTGAACTTCTCTGCTTTTCCGGAGCATCTCTATAGTCTTGCCCTCAACAAGGCTGGCTCAGCAATGAGTTGCCTCAGCAAGGCACTGGCGTTTCTTTTTCAAGCCTTGTCCCCTTCTGCTCTGTGTGGTCCCTCCCCTGGGTCACAGGCCCCCCATGTAGAGCAGTCACAGCATCTTGACTCTTGGATCAAGAGGGGCTTAGAGTACATGTTGACTAAGGCTGGTGCCTGAGATTAACAGGAAAGGGACAGAGGCTAGAACAGAATATTGCGTAGGTGGTTGTGGCTGAGTTCTGAGTCACAGTCTCCCAGGCCCCCAGTCTCCCAGGCTGGTGGCTGGTAACCGGGTGGAATCCTACAGAGGACTCTGGGCTCCACCCCCATTGGCATGGGTCTGAGCTGGCACAGCAGCCTGAGGCTGCTGCTGGACACAGAGCAGATTCATTGTCCACATACTTACCTGCCCccaatttgttttttcctttgctagCAAAGAGTTGAAATTCACAAGCTGCGTCAAGGTGAGAACTTAATACTGGGCTTCAGCATTGGAGGTGGAATTGACCAGGATCCCTCCCAGAATCCCTTCTCAGAAGATAAAACAGACAAGGTGAGGGggaccagggtcctgggacctcTCCACTGGGGACAAAGGTCTGAGATGGTGGGTACTTCCAGGGCCTTCTTGGAAGGAGTAGACCTCTTGGTCTTTCAAAAATCCTAAGACCTTTTAAGAAATGATAagtagggatgggggtggggagcagacctCCCAGCCCTAGGAAGGCTCACTCAGAGCCCAGGAGGAACAGGAAGAGGCGAGCAGCAGGGACCAGAGCATGGTGGGGCATCGCTGCTTTCCCCTCGACTGTCTTGGCACAGCCTGTACTAGGGTCAGACTTGGTGCAGTCAGTTGGATGGCTGGGCTTTGCTCTCTGGATTAGGGGCTAGTCCAGTGACACTGGGGCTTGACTTGGGCTGTCTCTTTCCAGGGCATTTATGTCACACGAGTATCTGAAGGAGGCCCTGCTGAAATTGCTGGGCTGCAGATTGGAGACAAGATTATGCAGGTAACATGTGTCCCAAAGGAGGAGATCAAGGCTTGGGCCAGAGGGTCTGAAGCACTCGGGTTGGGGGCTGCCCTtgcctcctggggcacctgggagactcACTGAAACTGTTGGGAGCGCATGCTGGTGTTGCTGCCAGAGGGAGCTGGCTCTCTCCTCTGTATGCCTCAACTGTGGTGCTTGGCATCCCCAGCACAGAGACATCAGCGTGCCTGGGTGACCCAGGACCCTAAAGCCCATCCTGCTTCCAGATCCCAGAGGACAGAGAACTGAGGCAGGCTGTATTTTCTCCTTGGGCCAGGTGAATGGCTGGGACATGACCATGGTCACACACGACCAAGCCCGGAAGCGGCTCACCAAGCGCTCGGAGGAGGTGGTGCGCCTGCTAGTGACCCGACAGTCGCTGCAGAAGGCAGTGCAGCAGTCCATGCTGTCCTAGCAGCCCGCTGTGGTCCCTGCCTCGTGCCTGCCTGCCTACAGTGACACCACTTCC
This genomic window contains:
- the EMC6 gene encoding ER membrane protein complex subunit 6, with amino-acid sequence MAAVVAKREGPPFISEAAVRGNAAVLDYCRTSVSALSGATAGILGLTGLYGFIFYLLASVLLSLLLILKAGRRWNKYFKSRRPLFTGGLVGGLFTYVLFWTFLYGMVHVY
- the TAX1BP3 gene encoding tax1-binding protein 3; translated protein: MSYIPGQPVTAVVQRVEIHKLRQGENLILGFSIGGGIDQDPSQNPFSEDKTDKGIYVTRVSEGGPAEIAGLQIGDKIMQVNGWDMTMVTHDQARKRLTKRSEEVVRLLVTRQSLQKAVQQSMLS